One Ctenopharyngodon idella isolate HZGC_01 chromosome 3, HZGC01, whole genome shotgun sequence genomic window, ATTTGCTTTGTGTTGCCATGTTTCAGCAATATCCATTACTTATGTTTCAGTCaagtttaatgcattttaaaactaaaaagtgCAGTTATCCGTGAACAGCACCAAGAATACACATATATTTCATCATGTCATgccatgtaatgtaatgtttatcCACTTTATACCAACATATCTTGCAAAACAACTTCCAGCCGGGAAGTATTTCACAAGTGTTTGACTGTTTTAAAGTTGTGAAAGAGCTTGGCAGTGTTGCTTGTTGCTCTTCATGTCTTTTTATATTACATGGTACATTTAACATATATttcagtgacaaaaaaaaaaactgttctaatATATTTGTTgatgaattttaaaataatttcaatataattataattgttgATAATTAAATATAGTtacagtaattattttaaaacattgtgcATATGTTCCCATGTGGAAACAAGAAACAACCTTATTAAAAAAAgcagtaatttaattacatattttaacagCGACAGCAAGTGTATTTCGTTTACTCTAATCAAACTCATTTTGCCTCTGGAAATAGAAGTAGATTTAGTACTATTTATAGTGTAGATTGCAGTTGCAGTGCTGGGAATAAAAGGAGTTTCTCGCACGTGCTTCCACACATTCTTCCCACTCTGTCATAGCAATGAAAAAGTTTTGTTGTCTGTTCATATCTCACTCTGTCTCACATTGTGGTATGTTAGAAATAGTTGTATGGCAGGTAAATGCAGTTTCAACGCAATCGTATAGTTTTATGGTAACAACAAAATCCAACATCTCTTTATCTTTTATTATCTTTTTAGATTACGTATTACTATTGTTTAAAGTATCAGAATGCATTCAGCATTTATACTGATGAGCCGGTGCTTTTCTTCTCACAGTTGCCCTTATTTACACCGGACCACCGGTGACACAGAGCGCAAGTACCATTTACGCTACTACAAGACCGGCACCTGCATCCATGAGACAGATGCTCGTGGACATTGTGTGAAGAATGGCCTCCACTGCGCCTTCGCTCATGGACCACATGACCTTCGGCCACCGGTTTATGATATCAGGTAGGTTTTTTCCCCTCTCTGTGTCTTTTGCAAAGGTGCATATATGTATGATCATGTCCCTTGACTTGTGTGTAAGTGAGGGATTTTTCTACAGACAAAGCAATTCATGTTTTCCAATTTGGTTTTGatcatattaaagggttagttcacccaaaaatgaaaataacgtcatttattactcaccctcatgccgttccacacccgtaagaccttcgttaatcttcggaacgcaaattttgatatttttgttgaaatccgatggctcagtgaggcctgcatagccagcaatgacatttcctctctcaagatccattaatgtactaaaaacatatttaaatcagttcatgtgagtacagtggttcaatattaatattataaagcgtcgagaatatttttggtgcggcaaaaaaacaaaataacgacttgtatagtgatggccgatttcaaaacactgcttcatgaagcttcggagcattatgaatcttttgtgttgaatcatggttcggatcgtgtgtcaaactgccaaactgctgaaatcacgtgactttggcgctccgaaccgctgattcgacacaaaagattcattatgctccgaagcttcctaaagcagtgttttgaaatcagccatcactaaataagtcgttattttgtttttttggagcaccaaaaatattttcgtcgctttataatattaatattgaaccactgtactcacatgaactgatttaaatatgtttttagtacattagcctgctagcattgaaagcatactatcccaccctccctgcaaaaTTGCTGTCCAAAGCCACTCCTCCTCCAAAACGCAtgaacgcgcacacacacagacagcgttaaactacctcatgtcttaaagcacataaaattacaaaaaataatgaacgtaaacaactttagagagcttgtacccgactgctgcagattcatttgggtattgatactgttgacatggaaacACATAATCCCGATTCTGACTGAATAGCTCCGgttagaacgtcacgggttgccatcttttaattacggtagttatggcgtgaatgcagcataagctcattgttttgattcagtAGGAACTGAGGTCTGTCTGTATAAACACTGCGTAGCTTGAAAAGCACTGATGACATACAATGTCTGCGCGAACAGGGTATGcaagggtatgtaaaaacacacactgacagGCAGGTAGAGGACATCGTATCATTTCATTCGGATCGAATATAAAGAATGTATGCACATTTTATAGTCCTTCGCCTCCCACAGacgatatatatttattaaaaatacatttagaccgtttaacatggtgattgctatcaggatatgaagagactttcaacctgtataacaaaattctgattctgtagagaatcacctatttcacctttaattttattaattttaattataattttcacATGCGTAAAAATTGGCATGACGGGCTGAATGTAAATGCAAATTCATACTCTAATAGTAGGTGGCACTTACAGCAAATCAGAAAATACCCCAGTTACTCTGGTACACAAAAGCGATGTGCAACTTTCCGTTTCTGACACCCTCTTATCACAGAGATGAAAGGAAGTCCAACAGTATTTACACGttttcaaacagccattcaaGATTTTTGCAGTTGTTATGGTGTTTATCAAATAACACCAAACACGAGTACAGAGAAAAGAGAGCCGGATCCAGATTCTTCTTCTGATTTTCACTGTCGCTTAGCAAGATAGTCTATTCATGAACCGAGTCGtagtttccatccacctatttttatgtgcattttggcaTACATCGCATAAAAAGAGCTGGACGGAAAcaccaagatgtgcataaaaactaaaaatttgcattaaattaagaaaaaaatgtatccattaaagggatagttctcccaaaaatgaaaatttgatgtttatctgcttacccccagggcatccaagatgtaggtgactttgtttcttcagtagaacacaaatgatgatttttaactccaaccgttgcagtctgtcagtcgtataatgcatggcaatggtaactccatctgtaagagtcaaaaaaacatgcacagacaaatccaaattacaccctgcggctcgtgatgacacattgatgtcctaagacacgaaaacgatcggtttgtgcgaaaaaccgaacagtatttatatcatttttcacctctagaACACCACTATGTCGAACTGCTTtgcaaagtctgtcatcagaatgatttggtttaattccctcacaGAAGCGTCTTGCGTGATTGCAttcacaaacaccagcatccgaacgaAAGATAACATCACATCGTTTATTGCGGTTTGTCTGCACACTGTGActcaagtcatttatgatgtaaGAAAAAAGAGGCTCAGTGGCTTCTCCGATTGCCgcaactttcatttttattacagatattttgctccagtttcccaggaagtgacgattttgttctcttgaacacatgatGGGATGGAATTGCTGCTTTTATCGCCAATGTTTAATGCGATATTTCAGTTTTGTGCAgaagttaaatttgcaactttgaatggaaacatagctagtggaTCTGTGCATGTGACCAAAAGTGTGAATCTTGTGTGAATCAGTGCGACGATAAAGAGATCTTTCACATGCAAATGTTTGTGTCCATCTGAACAGGCTCGTAACAGCCGGTCATTCGAATTCAAATGTTTATCACACCAAACATAcgtcttggtgtgaacggaGAACCTTTAGAGAAGAAGAAATCCTTAGACTAAAGGACAGCAGTCGGAAAAGGAAGTTCTTTGCCTTGTGGCTCTTAAATTCCTGTTTTTCAAAGGCGGGGGATTTCTGCCAGGATCCCCAACCCCCATCTAACGTAAAAGCTGTGAATCCCAAAGTAACAGCAGTTTGTGCTTGACATTGTTTTATGACAATTGCTTTGATTTGCAAAAAGCTGCACAAATTTTCAGTTGATTAGCACCTCCATAGGTATTTGCATATGCATTCAATTCATAAGCGAGCACTTATTAAAGTGCTTAATCTAATTTGCAAAAATGTACCTTATTTGTTGTTTTACTAATGACATCAATTACTCTTGTTTTGCCGAGCAGTCTGCACAGCATAGCTGCAAACCGTTTGATTCTGGCCTGGAAATGTGGCTTACCAGTGATTAAATAACAAGAAATATGCCATCTCAGCAGTTGCCTAGCAACATCTATGTGGAAATAGCTGTTGCATCAAAACCAATcttgagggattttttttggTGGTGCTTCTGAATGGGTGGGCTGACTTGTATAATTATGTTTACAGAGAGATCCAGGCACAGGAAGCTCTGCAGAATGGCCAGTTGGGATCTGGGGAGGGAATTCCTGACCTGCAGCCGGGTGTGCTGGCCAGCCAGGCCATGATTGAGAAGACCCTAAATGAAGACCCACGTTGGCAAGGTGACACAAAAACTTCTCACACCAATGCCAGCCCAGTATAACAGGAATAAAATGAAACTGATATCAGTGGTAATGGTTAAAGGTTTCAGTGGTGGTGGGTACAAAATGACACTGTGTTCAATCAGGTCACTCATATTCAGTTTCTGTTGCCCTTTTTTTACAGACACCAATTTTGTTTTGGCCAACTACAAAACTGAGCAGTGCACCAAGCCTCCACGTCTATGCAGGCAGGGCTATGCCTGTCCCCACTATCACAACAGCAGAGATAGGAGAAGAAATCCCAGAAAGTTCAAATACAGGTGAGGCAGAATCACTTCAATTGCAAAGCAAATATTCccaaacaaaaaaagatgaCACATGTGTCACCTAAAACACATCCGTGAGTGGAAGTGACACTgttaaagaatatatatatatatatatatatatatatggggtgTAATGATGTAACGATACACAGAAGTCACAGTTCAGTATGTACGCCGGTTTTGgggtcacggttcggtacgttTTTTTCAGTACAATAGGAAAAATGGTCACTTTAGTTTaatacatgtactgttacaccACTTATATATAGGCAGCCAAAAATTTCAGAGGGCCAGAATCATTGACCAGATCAGCTGCTTTGATGACTCGTTTTGACTGTGTCAGTGTCTATTTCATGCACACAATGTGGATAAACTACAACAGGACACACTTTATTGTGACCAAACATTATGCTGGAGtagcaatatgtaaaatttgttTGGCTGAAATATCAAGAGGAGAACTTTACTACGGCTAGTTTATTTTCAGTTGGGGTAAACTTTTGAAttttacctaaaaaaaaaaaaaaaaaaccctcaaaaaACGTTTGAATTTGACCTCAAACCTCAAAAATCTTTTCATTTTGGTTTCGGGAAAAAACTCATTTCTGtgcattactatttttaattaacatGACACTCAATTCCTGTTGGATTCAACATAAAACTGAATCCCTCTTGGCAGGTCGACGCCCTGCCCGAGTGTAAAGCACGGTGATGAATGGGGCGAGCCCTCCAAGTGTGAGAGTGGGGACAGCTGTCAGTACTGCCACTCTCGCACCGAACAGCAGTTCCACCCAGAGGTGAGACTGTCACACACACAACGTTGAACTTGAATGAGTGActttgaatttatttgatttacgTTATTTTCTTTATCTCACCAACTTCTATGTCTGTTTCAAGATTTACAAATCTACTAAATGCAACGACATGAGGCAAACTGGATACTGTCCAAGGGGACCATTCTGTGCTTTTGCACATGTGGAAAGTAAGCATGATTATAAGGATGACTGATttcactgtgtttgtgtgttgtagTTATTAAATACCTGAAATGCAGTGATTTCATGTAGTTCAGGTATGGCTGCAagattaattgaaataaaatcgAAATGGCTCAGTGTGATTATCAAATTGCAAagactgtaatttaattaaacaattaggTAACAGTGTCCtttttacatgtacttactgtagtaaattatgcataatgacATGCAACTAACAGTAAACCTAATCCTATCctctaaccctatagtaagtacatgttgttagttaatgttactcagtacttaaaagtataatttacaAGCGAGCAGCTCATGATCCAGTGTTTTCTTTGTCTCAGACGGCTTGGTTTGCATCACTTATAACATGCAGTTTTGAAAGCAAAATGTGCCAACCAAACTTGTTATGATAAGCACTGATAAACACTGTTGTGGTTTTGCGCAAAAATAAAACCTTGGTGGTttactgtttgaaaatgtaagaaattaagacagccgtaaatattagtattttaattttgcagtaatgtaaaataaaattattattattattatatttttcttaaaaactctttttgtattttacagggaaatattacaatagtaatatttttatttagtagtaattattattattattattattattattttatggtgATATTGATATGTAATCACAAATTTTTGGCCAAATCTCATAcaaaaacaagcacagcaaacctggaccttttttttttttttttttttttttttttaattgcaattttatcagagaaaaattactttttttcttcttctttttttttttttttaattgtgcagctctaagttcACGACTTTAAagaatatttgtgtgtgtgtgtgtgtctgaaggAATTCCTTCCACAGAGGAGACCATGAGCACGTTGCTCTCAGCAATGCAGTCGGGCTCTCAGTCCAAGCTGGGCTCCCAGCAGTATCCAGAGTGTCCAATCAACGAGTGGAGCGCCAACACGAATTCCATCACCAGCAGCGCGAGTAACAACGGCCAGACAGGAAACGTATGTTTGCATTCACCTTCTCACACCTGTCTTGCATCTGTCTTACATCTGTGGTAGAGAAAGGTCCTTTAGGAAGcagttttctttcatttcagcagtgtttcattttgttttctttgcattCATTTCTACTTATTGCAGTCTGTGTTGGAAAGCGAGAATACCTCAAATTCAAATCAGGGCTTTCTACTCAAATGCTTCTTAATTCACATTACACCAAAAATTAGACTTGATTGAGCTGTTTTTCTATTATTGTGAGCTAAATCCTCTCACATCTACATCCACCCAGTCAGCACCGAAAAATCACCTATTTGGCTGGCTCCAaacccacattttttttttaagctcatTTGTGCTTTTCTCCTTCAGGTATCATGCTCTAATAGTCCGACTGTAACACCAAGCTCAGGGAGCAACAGTTCTTTGTCCCCAATTGGACCCATCGGCAGGCCAAAATGCTTTACTAATGGTAGCTTATGTTCAGAGTCCACCACGTCCAGTGTTTCCTCTCCGACGTCTAACTATCCCAAAGCTCCGGGTTTTGAACGGGAGGATCAGGTACACATGACCGTTTTCTCTAGCCCTTTCTAAAGGGATCTCCTGCAGGACTGCAGGCATGACACATACTGCAAGCTTCACTTTGATTTATTTGCCCTtgggtcattttcatttcaccacttttctgttgtgtttttcagtgaTTTGTTGTCAAATGAATATCACTTGTCTTTAGTTGTCATTATTCAGTTGTTGTTGTACTCGAAATTTCACGTCAGTCTTTGAGATTGAGGGTGTGGTATCATTGTGTGCACAGGTATTAATACTTTGACTGTGAAACGCCACATGAACTTGTTTATTCTGTCCATTTATCGTTCATGTTCTGAGGTGTAaactataaaattaaatgttgtaGTAATGTGTGAACGACACCCAGAGGTCATATAAACGTTGTGGTCATCATAAAATATCAAAACGAAGCATGCTGTCATGGTATACTGTAACACACATCTTTAAACCACAGAAGGacgtactttttttttttttttttttttgttcttttctttttttggtcgTCTTCTCCTGAGCAGGTAGCCGTTGCCTACGTAATAACACCCCTGGTTGCCTTAACAACATCAGGTCACATGAAAGGATGTGTTATCTGATTTCAGGCAAAGAACCAGAAGAGCCAGTCTGGGGAAAATAATCAAAAGTTAATGGACCAAGACAAACAGGTAAAGCAACCTAGTCCTCATATTCACTCATTTAACAAACTTACATGCAAGGATTGCAAGCAAAGACATGAAGTGGTTAGAGCAGTGGAGCAGGTTATCATGTTTTCATCCTCATTTCCAAGAAACCATATAACATTACATATCATCTGAACATAATGGCAAAAAAAGTATTGtatttgcagattttttttatgtaacagtagctgggtttccatccaaatGTGAAGCGAATCTTTTCAAAGttcgcaaaaaaacaaacaacaacaacaacccccccccccaaccTAGTATATAAAACACCATCAGCGGAAACAGCCGAttagtagggctgggacaatacattgaTTCTCCATTCGCAATTCGCGattcgattctgatattttctctctcgaatcgattctgagcttagttttaaacagcagatggggctctaggctagtttctagctgcacactcaaatgctcatgaacaAGAGTGCTGGAGAGTGCTCAtgcgttcggctgagtcatgtaagtggttaaatgtacttgcacctcggctcagaaggcttttatgacacgagattaatgtaaacactaAGAGCAAgagtagtgccatctgctgttaaaaactaagctcaaaACTGATTCGAGAGATAATCGCGCTAcattggaaaatatcagaattgcTCCAGATTCTTTGTATAGCAATtcgagaatcgatgtattgtcccagctcTACCGATTAATCACGTGGGTTTAATGTTCGCTACGTCAGAATTTATTTGGCAAATGCTTTTCCATCTCCTATTATTCGCATTAACTCTTTTTAAGTCAAAAACCACCTCAAACGagcataaaaactttttttgcgaGTTAagggatttttaaaattttttttttttttttttttacatttgccgTTTCCTTCGCTCATTTCTGATGTGCTACTTCAAAATGCGGataaaaacagggtgatggaaacatagctaatatttaaaacagtgttGTTATCGCTAACTAAAACTTTCGTTAATTGAAATACTTTCATTTtcgttaattaaaataaagctaaaataaactATAACTATTTGGAACGCCTacaaattttaatgaaaattagaaatgttgagTTGGCAGTAAACTGAAATAAGCAAGTGTAAGTTATAAAACTACTAAagctgaaatataaataaatggaagCTAAATtgactaatattatatattactaaaacctaaaaaataataatagtaataatgatactaatagtataaaaatactattacagtggtttaaaatgtaaggttacatgttattttaaggtgttactgtaaaataaagtgctaccaaatgTTACacctgaaagaaagaaagaaagaaagaaagaaagaaaaatataggtagtaaaatagtaaattaaaaGCGAAGAACATTAAGGCAGAAATGTCAGGGTGATACAACTGTCCTGAGCTCAAAATCAAGGAAAAAAAGCCTGAATAATGTTAAGTAGTTTGGCATaatctttttattatcatttgttttaataaagaacaaaactgcttattaatgtttgaaaaacattattcatttaTACTTGAAAACCTTATATGAAAACAAAGAGTACATTTCTAACTTGTCACTtgtgttttaaactagatttttccTTCTTTTCATCGTGGACAGTCTTATTTGACATTGTCCCATGTCACGACTGATTCACAGGCTCACGGCGGTGTGTTCTCAGTTGTGAACCCACTAGCGTCCAGCATTACATCGAGCATCACGTCCAGCTTGGCCTCCAGTATCGGATCTGACAGTTCGTCGCCCACCACTTTATCAACCATGAATGCAAAAGCTACGCCTTTTTATCCAGGCAGCAATACTGTGGAGTCTGTAATAGGTAAGGTCCTCTCCAGCACTCTTTTGTCTTAGAGCAGTCTAGCCAAGCGCTACATCTAAAAGTGCACGAGACAGACTCAGCCCAGATAAGGCAGTGCAGATAAATGCCGAGCGTTTAGTGAAGTCGAAGGAAGTGTGTTTGTGGCAATGCATTAGCCATAAGTCAGTGAGTCCACTGAAGCTCACTAGCAGCAGCCATGACTCAGCAGCACAGAGCTCAGTGATGGTAAGTGCTTTTGCCTTTACGTCTGCCTTTTCTTCTGAGCTAATTCAAGCTAAATATATGGCTTTTATCCAAACACAGGATTTGATGTATGGTTATTATAGACTGTGAGTTGATGTGAACTGAAATGAATTGTGTTGCAGGATGGATAACTAAATCATCAAGCCTTTTATCACTTCAGATTTTTCTAttggagtttaaaaaaacatcattaataGCTTTATGCAGTATTGTCTCATTAAGTAGCTTATGCAAAAATATTGAATCGCACCACTTTTCTTGCTCTTAGGATCTGCACTTGACCTAAATTTTAGTGACATCAATGTTGCCTCCCTCGACAAAGAGCTAGAGGACCAGGACAACAATGGCCTTGGTTTAACAAGTAAgactttattgttgttgttagttTTGGCTTGTACTGGGTATATGATGCTGTTAATGTTTAAACACTTGTTTTCCACCATAGATCAGAGGTTATTAGGAGGCTCTGCTCCTGTCAATATTCCTGGCTCTCTGGCTCGGTCTTCCTCTCTGCATTCCTCGTCATCTCTATCTGCCTCCCCGCTCAGCTCGCTGTCTCAATCCCTGTCCCAGTCTCTCCTTACTGGAATGGCCTCCCAGCAGAGTCAGCCACAGGCACCACCTGTTAAAACCGAGCATGGCCTTCTAGGAACACCCACGTCTACACAGAACTCCTTAGGTAAGAACTGTAAGGTTTGGAGATCGTCATATTCAAGATGAGAAGGGCCAAAAACTACTACTGAAGAATATTGTTTGGGATCAAtaagttttagtaatgtttttgaaaaaagtctctttaggctgtatttatttgataaaacagcaacattgtgaaatattttttacagtttttaaaagaactgtttcctatgtattatattttaaaatgtaatttattcctgtgatcaaagctgaattttcagcatcattactccagtcttcagtgtcacatgatccttcagaaatcattctgatatgatgatttgatgatcaagaaacgtttctgattattattattatcagtgttgaaaacagttgtgatggtaaatatttttgtggaaacatcaaaattatttgatgaaaagtTTGAAGGAACttacttatttgaaatagaaatctataaaacaaattttactttcacttttgatcaatttaatgcatccttcctgaataaaagtattattatttttttattataattattttctttttttatttattaatttttgcatGAAATTATGCATGATAAAGGTAGGAAATCTTAAATATCTGATATCACAATAATAAACCAGAACAAAgttgtagcaaaaaaaaaaaaaaagcattttaggGCTGACTTTGTGGTCAGTCTGTCCTAAAGTGAAGTATTTTtatgaacataaaaacaaagAGGAATATACAATTGTGCTCATCTCATTTACATAAAACTAACAGCTTTAAACAAAACTTTGGCAAATCCAACAATAAATCTCTGTTGTTGCCCAACAGACTGATAAAAATGTGCAAGTTGTATAGCAGCCAGCTAAACAGATTgaaacttttttgtgtgtgtggtgtgtgcaCTATGCATCAGGTGGTCCGTGGGCGTGCCATCTGAGGCTGAGGCTATTATTTTCCTAAACTTTTGCATATGATCACAGTCTCATGAATATTTGAGTTGATGTAATAATGTTTTGGCTTAGGTCTGAATGGCGGAGCAGGGAGTATATGGGACTTTATGAGTGGCAGCTTCTCTCCCAGCCCGTCTCCAGTGTTCAGCAGCCTTACTTCCAGCACGGTCGGCTCCAGCAGCGCAGACATCGGCCGGCTCCTCCGAGAACTGGATGAAGCCAAGCGCAAGATAAAGCAATGGGAGGAGGCCTGGCACCAAGTCAAACAGGTCAgatatgtttgctttttttatggGCCTCATGAAATGAGTGATGCCTTTTGTCAAGCAGCCATTTTCAGGTTCCTGTAGGTTGTCTCCGAGAGATTCATGCCCAGTTTTATTGTAGAAAATAGAGTCTGACACTGCTTTGCTTATTGATGCCATTATCTTACAGTGACACCTCAAGCTATTGAGTGCTGCagtgatgatgtatttttgtaggccctggttccctcaacaaaaacccaataggattttttccattggcttttggattactaaagaaaacaagctctgtgaccaacaaaagtttatgattcttaccTGTTTTGTTCTTCCGGATAATCTTCACATAATGAACACCACTTTTATGAATTCTGAAGCCTAAATGCAACAGCCAGAGGTAAAAAgctaaatgtaggctataaatgaactactcGCATGCTTCAACATCACCACCAttaagcttccgacaactctttcagtctttatttaaaaacattttccctgaaagtttgagttagaatagttgcAAGAGCATGATAAACA contains:
- the unkl gene encoding putative E3 ubiquitin-protein ligase UNKL isoform X3; the encoded protein is MPSVSKTAASASPQTEKPTHYTYLKEFRTEQCPLFLQHKCTQHRPFTCFHWHFLNQRRRRPIRRRDGTFNYSPDVYCTKYDETTGICPDGDDCPYLHRTTGDTERKYHLRYYKTGTCIHETDARGHCVKNGLHCAFAHGPHDLRPPVYDIREIQAQEALQNGQLGSGEGIPDLQPGVLASQAMIEKTLNEDPRWQDTNFVLANYKTEQCTKPPRLCRQGYACPHYHNSRDRRRNPRKFKYRSTPCPSVKHGDEWGEPSKCESGDSCQYCHSRTEQQFHPEIYKSTKCNDMRQTGYCPRGPFCAFAHVERIPSTEETMSTLLSAMQSGSQSKLGSQQYPECPINEWSANTNSITSSASNNGQTGNVSCSNSPTVTPSSGSNSSLSPIGPIGRPKCFTNGSLCSESTTSSVSSPTSNYPKAPGFEREDQAKNQKSQSGENNQKLMDQDKQAHGGVFSVVNPLASSITSSITSSLASSIGSDSSSPTTLSTMNAKATPFYPGSNTVESVIGSALDLNFSDINVASLDKELEDQDNNGLGLTNQRLLGGSAPVNIPGSLARSSSLHSSSSLSASPLSSLSQSLSQSLLTGMASQQSQPQAPPVKTEHGLLGTPTSTQNSLGLNGGAGSIWDFMSGSFSPSPSPVFSSLTSSTVGSSSADIGRLLRELDEAKRKIKQWEEAWHQVKQACEAWQKDAHEAKEQAKSAEAERQLAEQKREDTERKLKELQGDFDVLCRSPNTPLLRSYGELDQLPLPKLRSIQSQLRSDLDLIDGVIYQLQSKKCIVCQKHDRSIVLQPCQHYVLCQNCASGKTECPYCKTKILKW
- the unkl gene encoding putative E3 ubiquitin-protein ligase UNKL isoform X1, producing MPSVSKTAASASPQTEKPTHYTYLKEFRTEQCPLFLQHKCTQHRPFTCFHWHFLNQRRRRPIRRRDGTFNYSPDVYCTKYDETTGICPDGDDCPYLHRTTGDTERKYHLRYYKTGTCIHETDARGHCVKNGLHCAFAHGPHDLRPPVYDIREIQAQEALQNGQLGSGEGIPDLQPGVLASQAMIEKTLNEDPRWQDTNFVLANYKTEQCTKPPRLCRQGYACPHYHNSRDRRRNPRKFKYRSTPCPSVKHGDEWGEPSKCESGDSCQYCHSRTEQQFHPEIYKSTKCNDMRQTGYCPRGPFCAFAHVERIPSTEETMSTLLSAMQSGSQSKLGSQQYPECPINEWSANTNSITSSASNNGQTGNVSCSNSPTVTPSSGSNSSLSPIGPIGRPKCFTNGSLCSESTTSSVSSPTSNYPKAPGFEREDQAKNQKSQSGENNQKLMDQDKQIFPSFHRGQSYLTLSHVTTDSQAHGGVFSVVNPLASSITSSITSSLASSIGSDSSSPTTLSTMNAKATPFYPGSNTVESVIGSALDLNFSDINVASLDKELEDQDNNGLGLTNQRLLGGSAPVNIPGSLARSSSLHSSSSLSASPLSSLSQSLSQSLLTGMASQQSQPQAPPVKTEHGLLGTPTSTQNSLGLNGGAGSIWDFMSGSFSPSPSPVFSSLTSSTVGSSSADIGRLLRELDEAKRKIKQWEEAWHQVKQACEAWQKDAHEAKEQAKSAEAERQLAEQKREDTERKLKELQGDFDVLCRSPNTPLLRSYGELDQLPLPKLRSIQSQLRSDLDLIDGVIYQLQSKKCIVCQKHDRSIVLQPCQHYVLCQNCASGKTECPYCKTKILKW
- the unkl gene encoding putative E3 ubiquitin-protein ligase UNKL isoform X2 — its product is MPSVSKTAASASPQTEKPTHYTYLKEFRTEQCPLFLQHKCTQHRPFTCFHWHFLNQRRRRPIRRRDGTFNYSPDVYCTKYDETTGICPDGDDCPYLHRTTGDTERKYHLRYYKTGTCIHETDARGHCVKNGLHCAFAHGPHDLRPPVYDIREIQAQEALQNGQLGSGEGIPDLQPGVLASQAMIEKTLNEDPRWQDTNFVLANYKTEQCTKPPRLCRQGYACPHYHNSRDRRRNPRKFKYRSTPCPSVKHGDEWGEPSKCESGDSCQYCHSRTEQQFHPEIYKSTKCNDMRQTGYCPRGPFCAFAHVERIPSTEETMSTLLSAMQSGSQSKLGSQQYPECPINEWSANTNSITSSASNNGQTGNVSCSNSPTVTPSSGSNSSLSPIGPIGRPKCFTNGSLCSESTTSSVSSPTSNYPKAPGFEREDQAKNQKSQSGENNQKLMDQDKQSYLTLSHVTTDSQAHGGVFSVVNPLASSITSSITSSLASSIGSDSSSPTTLSTMNAKATPFYPGSNTVESVIGSALDLNFSDINVASLDKELEDQDNNGLGLTNQRLLGGSAPVNIPGSLARSSSLHSSSSLSASPLSSLSQSLSQSLLTGMASQQSQPQAPPVKTEHGLLGTPTSTQNSLGLNGGAGSIWDFMSGSFSPSPSPVFSSLTSSTVGSSSADIGRLLRELDEAKRKIKQWEEAWHQVKQACEAWQKDAHEAKEQAKSAEAERQLAEQKREDTERKLKELQGDFDVLCRSPNTPLLRSYGELDQLPLPKLRSIQSQLRSDLDLIDGVIYQLQSKKCIVCQKHDRSIVLQPCQHYVLCQNCASGKTECPYCKTKILKW